The following are encoded in a window of Falco biarmicus isolate bFalBia1 chromosome 8, bFalBia1.pri, whole genome shotgun sequence genomic DNA:
- the FZD7 gene encoding frizzled-7 — MRAGGGCSGAAAGGCPLLGLAALLAALLGTPAGAAAQQYHGEKGISVPDHGFCQPISIPLCTDIAYNQTILPNLLGHTNQEDAGLEVHQFYPLVKVQCSAELKFFLCSMYAPVCTVLEQAIPPCRSLCERARQGCEALMNKFGFQWPERLRCENFPVHGAGEICVGQNTSDAPPGPGSAAGRGATAHPTAGYLPDFLTPPQPPSGFSFSCPRQLKVPSYLGYRFLGERDCGAPCEPARPNGLMYFKEAEVRFARLWVGVWSVLCCASTLFTVLTYLVDMRRFSYPERPIIFLSGCYFMVAVAYAAGFLLEERVVCLERFSEDGYRTVAQGTKKEGCTILFMILYFFGMASSIWWVILSLTWFLAAGMKWGHEAIEANSQYFHLAAWAVPAVKTITILAMGQVDGDVLSGVCYVGIYSVDSLRGFVLAPLFVYLFIGTSFLLAGFVSLFRIRTIMKHDGTKTEKLEKLMVRIGVFSVLYTVPATIVLACYFYEQAFRGTWEKTWLLQTCKTYAVPCPSHFAPMSPDFTVFMIKYLMTMIVGITTGFWIWSGKTLQSWRRFYHRLSSGSKGETAV, encoded by the coding sequence ATGCGGGCTGGAGGAGGCTGTAGCGGAGCGGCCGCCGGCGGCTGCCCCTTGCTAGGACTGGCCGCGCTGCTGGCCGCCCTACTGGGGACCCccgcgggcgcggcggcgcAGCAGTACCACGGCGAGAAGGGCATCTCCGTGCCGGACCACGGTTTCTGCCAGCCCATCTCCATCCCGCTCTGCACGGATATCGCCTACAACCAGACCATCCTGCCCAACCTGCTGGGCCACACCAACCAGGAGGACGCGGGGCTGGAGGTGCACCAGTTCTACCCGCTGGTCAAGGTGCAGTGCTCGGCCGAGCTCAagttcttcctctgctccatgTACGCGCCGGTGTGCACCGTGCTGGAGCAGGCCATCCCGCCCTGCCGCTCCCTCTGCGAGCGGGCCCGCCAGGGCTGCGAGGCCCTCATGAACAAGTTTGGCTTCCAGTGGCCAGAGCGGCTTCGCTGCGAGAACTTCCCCGTCCACGGCGCGGGCGAGATCTGCGTGGGGCAGAACACGTCGGACGCCCCGCCGGGGCCTGGCAGCGCGGCAGGCCGGGGGGCCACTGCCCACCCCACGGCTGGCTACCTCCCCGACTTCCTcactccaccacagcccccctCCGGCTTCTCCTTTTCCTGCCCCCGGCAACTCAAAGTGCCGTCTTACTTGGGCTACCGGTTCCTGGGGGAGCGGGACTGCGGGGCGCCCTGTGAGCCAGCCCGGCCCAACGGGCTCATGTACTTCAAGGAGGCAGAGGTGCGATTTGCGCGGCTGTGGGTGGGCGTGTGGTCTGTGCTCTGCTGTGCCTCCACCCTCTTCACCGTGCTCACCTACCTGGTGGATATGCGCCGTTTCAGCTACCCGGAGCGGCCCATCATCTTCCTCTCAGGCTGTTACTTCATGGTGGCAGTGGCCTACGCGGCAGGCTTCTTGCTGGAGGAGCGGGTGGTGTGTCTGGAGCGCTTCTCTGAGGATGGCTACCGCACTGTGGCCCAAGGCACCAAGAAAGAAGGCTGCACCATCCTCTTCATGATCCTCTACTTCTTTGGGATGGCCAGCTCCATCTGGTGGGTCATCCTGTCGCTCACCTGGTTCCTGGCTGCTGGCATGAAGTGGGGCCACGAGGCCATCGAGGCCAACTCCCAGTATTTCCACCtggctgcctgggctgtgccCGCTGTCAAAACCATCACCATCTTGGCCATGGGGCAGGTCGATGGGGACGTACTCAGTGGGGTGTGTTATGTAGGCATCTACAGCGTGGACTCACTGCGAGGCTTTGTGCTGGCACCCTTGTTTGTGTACCTCTTCATTGGCACTTCCTTCTTGCTTGCTGGCTTTGTGTCCTTGTTTCGCATCCGTACCATCATGAAGCATGATGGCACCAAGACGGAGAAACTGGAGAAGCTGATGGTACGCATTGGTGTCTTCAGTGTCCTCTACACAGTGCCTGCCACCATTGTCCTGGCATGTTACTTCTATGAGCAGGCCTTCCGTGGCACCTGGGAGAAGACATGGCTCCTCCAGACCTGCAAAACCTATGCTGTGCCCTGTCCGAGCCACTTTGCCCCTATGAGCCCAGATTTCACAGTCTTCATGATCAAGTACCTCATGACCATGATTGTTGGGATCACGACTGGCTTCTGGATCTGGTCTGGCAAAACCCTTCAGTCCTGGCGACGCTTCTACCACAGActcagcagtggcagcaaagGCGAGACGGCAGTATGA